A portion of the Colius striatus isolate bColStr4 chromosome 1, bColStr4.1.hap1, whole genome shotgun sequence genome contains these proteins:
- the PRPF18 gene encoding pre-mRNA-splicing factor 18 isoform X2, with amino-acid sequence MDVLKQEISRKRQQLEEKELLGGQKKYFKRSELAKKEEEAYFQRCGYKPVNEKPPGEVQQQEEEEKPLTSSNPVLELELAEEKLPMTLSRQEVIRRLRERGEPIRLFGETDYDAFQRLRKIEILAPEVNKGLRNDLKAALDKIDQQYLNEIVGGQEAGDDDSQNDLKVHEENTTIEELKALGESLGRGDDHYDMDIITKFLKFLLGVWAKELNAREDYVKRGVQGKLNSATQKQTESYLRPLFRKLRKRTLPADIKESITDIIKFMLQREYVKANDAYLQMAIGNAPWPIGVTMVGIHARTGREKIFSKHVAHVLNDETQRKYIQGLKRLMTICQKHFPTDPSKCVEYNAL; translated from the exons ATGGACGTGCTGAAGCAGGAGATCAGCCGCAAgcggcagcagctggaggagaaggagctgctgggg GGACAAAAGAAATACTTCAAACGCAGTGAGTTAGctaaaaaggaagaggaggcCTACTTTCAGAGATGTGGCTACAAG CCTGTAAATGAGAAGCCACCTGGAGAG GTACAGCagcaagaggaagaggagaaaccACTGACTTCATCAAATCCAGTGCTGGAACTTGAATTGGCAGAGGAAAAGTTACCAATGACCCTTTCCAGACAGGAG GTCATCAGGAGGTTACGAGAGAGAGGTGAGCCCATCAGGCTCTTTGGAGAAACAGACTATGATGCCTTTCAGCGTCTGAGGAAGATAGAAATTCTTGCACCTGAAGTGAACAAG GGCCTGAGAAATGATCTAAAAGCTGCTTTAGATAAGATTGACCAGCAGTATCTGAATGAAATCGTGGGCGGTCAGGAAGCAGGAGACGATGACTCACAGAATGACTTGAAGGTGCACGAGGAGAACACAACCATTGAAGAACTAAAA GCTTTGGGAGAATCCTTAGGACGAGGTGATGATCACTATGATATGGACATTATAACAAAGTTCTTGAAG TTTCTTCTTGGAGTTTGGGCTAAGGAGCTGAATGCCAGAGAGGACTATGTGAAACGAGGGGTGCAGGGAAAGCTGAACAGTGCCACTCAGAAGCAGACAGAATCCTACCTAAGGCCACTCTTCAGAAAACTTAGGAAAAGG ACACTTCCTGCAGACATCAAAGAGTCCATCACAGATATCATTAAGTTCATGTTACAGAGGGAATATGTGAAG GCAAACGATGCCTACCTTCAGATGGCTATTGGCAATGCTCCCTGGCCCATCGGTGTCACCATGGTGGGCATCCACGCGCGGACGGGCCGTGAGAAGATCTTCTCCAAGCACGTAGCCCACGTGCTCAATGATGAAACACAGAGGAAGTACATCCAG GGGCTGAAGAGGCTGATGACCATTTGCCAGAAGCACTTCCCAACAGACCCTTCCAAGTGTGTGGAGTACAACGCCTTGTGA
- the PRPF18 gene encoding pre-mRNA-splicing factor 18 isoform X1: MDVLKQEISRKRQQLEEKELLGGQKKYFKRSELAKKEEEAYFQRCGYKVQQQEEEEKPLTSSNPVLELELAEEKLPMTLSRQEVIRRLRERGEPIRLFGETDYDAFQRLRKIEILAPEVNKGLRNDLKAALDKIDQQYLNEIVGGQEAGDDDSQNDLKVHEENTTIEELKALGESLGRGDDHYDMDIITKFLKFLLGVWAKELNAREDYVKRGVQGKLNSATQKQTESYLRPLFRKLRKRTLPADIKESITDIIKFMLQREYVKANDAYLQMAIGNAPWPIGVTMVGIHARTGREKIFSKHVAHVLNDETQRKYIQGLKRLMTICQKHFPTDPSKCVEYNAL, from the exons ATGGACGTGCTGAAGCAGGAGATCAGCCGCAAgcggcagcagctggaggagaaggagctgctgggg GGACAAAAGAAATACTTCAAACGCAGTGAGTTAGctaaaaaggaagaggaggcCTACTTTCAGAGATGTGGCTACAAG GTACAGCagcaagaggaagaggagaaaccACTGACTTCATCAAATCCAGTGCTGGAACTTGAATTGGCAGAGGAAAAGTTACCAATGACCCTTTCCAGACAGGAG GTCATCAGGAGGTTACGAGAGAGAGGTGAGCCCATCAGGCTCTTTGGAGAAACAGACTATGATGCCTTTCAGCGTCTGAGGAAGATAGAAATTCTTGCACCTGAAGTGAACAAG GGCCTGAGAAATGATCTAAAAGCTGCTTTAGATAAGATTGACCAGCAGTATCTGAATGAAATCGTGGGCGGTCAGGAAGCAGGAGACGATGACTCACAGAATGACTTGAAGGTGCACGAGGAGAACACAACCATTGAAGAACTAAAA GCTTTGGGAGAATCCTTAGGACGAGGTGATGATCACTATGATATGGACATTATAACAAAGTTCTTGAAG TTTCTTCTTGGAGTTTGGGCTAAGGAGCTGAATGCCAGAGAGGACTATGTGAAACGAGGGGTGCAGGGAAAGCTGAACAGTGCCACTCAGAAGCAGACAGAATCCTACCTAAGGCCACTCTTCAGAAAACTTAGGAAAAGG ACACTTCCTGCAGACATCAAAGAGTCCATCACAGATATCATTAAGTTCATGTTACAGAGGGAATATGTGAAG GCAAACGATGCCTACCTTCAGATGGCTATTGGCAATGCTCCCTGGCCCATCGGTGTCACCATGGTGGGCATCCACGCGCGGACGGGCCGTGAGAAGATCTTCTCCAAGCACGTAGCCCACGTGCTCAATGATGAAACACAGAGGAAGTACATCCAG GGGCTGAAGAGGCTGATGACCATTTGCCAGAAGCACTTCCCAACAGACCCTTCCAAGTGTGTGGAGTACAACGCCTTGTGA